The Solanum lycopersicum chromosome 6, SLM_r2.1 genome has a window encoding:
- the LOC138349069 gene encoding uncharacterized protein produces MTNSASTGTGLDSVPPSGIDAGSPFYIHPSDNPGAVLVPIPFNGTGFHSWRRSVLRSLSLKNKLVFINGECKRPEVNHSSYHQWVRCDDMVTSWILNSLDRDIAGSVEYVNDALELWTELEDRYDQANGAKLYQTQKEINDLNQGILDITTGSIFMMNPLPSLAQAFALLVQEEKQREFKPNNQMFTENSSLAAVSSSSGGRSFQTNYSTSNTTPRGRPFCDFCKSPRHVRAKCYKLHGYSSNDTNGPVRDQHNPRHNNKGRGASANSVRLSCDGDASEQTKESSSTSCNDHPQGNENISITKEQYDQVSHLLNQFQNDGVCGSMNFAGAFACSFSPAYIKLSCECFKTKTDLWILDSGASHHMTFNKNNLVNTVNLPYPMLVRLPNGYRVKITMAPSLKRPLEIGKMHDGLYFLCSDCLQKNSHAQHHSSSLYPLSSDKVQYPTHFPKFPFHCVSLHDYPISYDDQNHSSNEATTEAPNTSPPPSISPAHITPENPLPIPQLRRSQRLHKTPVYLSDYVHNVPSPTVSNSQPPFPSLSALFTLKHHVSPDVFNSDSQSFVMNVSHDCEPNSYDEASIDPAWQKAMTQEFLALHDNNTWTLINLPKDKKPVGCR; encoded by the exons ATGACAAATTCTGCCTCTACGGGCACTGGATTAGACAGTGTTCCTCCTTCTGGGATTGATGCAGGGAGTCCCTTCTACATTCATCCCTCAGATAATCCTGGAGCCGTACTTGTACCAATTCCTTTTAATGGTACTGGTTTTCATTCATGGCGCCGTAGTGTACTTCGTTCCTTGTCACTGAAGAACAAGCTAGTGTTCATCAATGGTGAGTGTAAGAGACCAGAGGTGAATCATTCCAGTTATCATCAATGGGTGAGGTGTGATGATATGGTCACTTCATGGATTCTCAATTCTCTAGATCGAGATATTGCTGGTAGTGTTGAATATGTCAATGATGCTTTGGAATTGTGGACAGAACTGGAGGATCGATATGATCAGGCAAATGGAGCAAAATTGTACCAAACTCAAAAGGAGATAAATGACCTTAATCAAGGTATTCTCGACATCACAAC GGGAAGTATTTTTATGATGAATCCATTACCATCCTTGGCACAAGCTTTTGCCTTACTGGTACAAGAGGAAAAACAACGAGAGTTTAAACCAAATAATCAAATGTTTACTGAGAATAGTTCTCTAGCTGCAGTTTCATCAAGTTCAGGAGGTAGGAGTTTTCAAACAAATTATTCTACCTCCAACACAACACCAAGAGGAAGGcctttttgtgatttttgtaaAAGTCCAAGACATGTTAGAGCAAAGTGTTACAAGTTGCATGGCTATTCATCTAATGACACAAATGGTCCTGTTCGTGATCAGCACAATCCAAGGCATAACAATAAAGGAAGAGGTGCATCAGCAAACTCTGTAAGACTATCTTGTGATGGAGATGCTAGTGAGCAGACAAAGGAATCAAGTTCAACCTCTTGTAATGATCATCCTCAAGGAAATGAGAATATCAGTATCACCAAGGAACAATATGATCAAGTTTCTCATCTGCTGAATCAGTTTCAAAATGATGGAGTATGTGGTTCTATGAACTTTGCAGGTGCTTTTGCTTGTTCTTTTTCTCCTGCTTATATTAAACTTTCATGTGAGTGTTTCAAAACAAAGACTGACCTATGGATTCTAGACTCGGGAGCTTCTCATCACATgacttttaacaaaaataacctTGTGAATACAGTAAATCTTCCTTATCCTATGTTAGTTAGATTACCAAATGGATATAGAGTCAAAATCACAATG GCCCCTTCACTGAAGAGGCCTCTGGAAATTGGTAAGATGCATGATGGCCTTTACTTCCTCTGCTCAGACTGCCTACAAAAGAATTCACATGCTCAACATCATTCCTCTTCTCTTTACCCTCTATCCAGTGATAAAGTACAAT ATCCTACTCACTTTCCAAAATTTCCTTTTCATTGTGTGTCTCTTCATGATTATCCAATATCATATGATGATCAAAATCATTCCAGTAATGAAGCAACCACTGAGGCTCCTAACACATCACCTCCTCCCTCCATATCACCTGCTCATATCACACCTGAAAATCCACTACCCATACCACAGCTTAGAAGATCCCAAAGACTACATAAGACTCCTGTATATTTGTCTGACTATGTTCACAATGTACCATCCCCAACTGTTTCAAATTCACAACCACCTTTTCCATCCTTGAGTGCCCTTTTTACTCTTAAACATCATGTGTCTCCTGATGTCTTTAATTCTGATAGTCAGTCTTTTGTAATGAATGTCTCTCATGATTGTGAACCTAATTCATATGATGAAGCATCTATCGATCCTGCATGGCAAAAGGCTATGACACAAGAGTTTCTTGCCCTGCATGACAACAATACTTGGACTCTCATAAACCTTCCAAAGGATAAGAAACCTGTTGGTTGTAGATGA